Proteins encoded in a region of the Haloarchaeobius salinus genome:
- a CDS encoding zinc-dependent alcohol dehydrogenase family protein: protein MRAVVFQGAEEPMTVEEVDRPSPGDDDILVETEACGICRSDWHAWRGDWEWIGVMPQPGLVFGHEPVGKVVEVGDNVDRFAVGDRVTNPFNLGCGGCHHCRDGRGNICERSIPMGFVPFQTGAFAEYYTVRNADFNAVTLPDEVDPVDVAGLGCRFATAFHGLVHRVDVTPGDWVAIHGCGGVGLSAVHVADALGANVIAVDLSAEKLERARDLGADRTVEVGEVDDVPQAVKKVTESSRGADVAVDALGIAETCRNAVNSLGKGGQHLQIGMTTSEEGGEVSLPVDTMVTDEREFYGAYGIPPNEYDEIFRMMATGKLEPGRIVSETVSLEDVPGVIEGLGDYETVGIPVCGEF from the coding sequence ATGCGCGCAGTCGTATTCCAGGGTGCGGAGGAGCCCATGACAGTCGAGGAGGTCGACCGGCCGTCGCCGGGCGACGACGACATCCTCGTCGAGACCGAGGCGTGTGGCATCTGCCGGTCGGACTGGCACGCCTGGCGCGGGGACTGGGAGTGGATCGGGGTGATGCCCCAGCCCGGCCTCGTGTTCGGCCACGAACCCGTCGGCAAGGTGGTGGAGGTGGGTGACAACGTCGACCGGTTTGCCGTCGGCGACCGCGTCACCAACCCGTTCAACCTCGGCTGTGGCGGCTGTCACCACTGCCGCGACGGCCGCGGGAACATCTGCGAGCGCTCCATCCCGATGGGGTTCGTCCCGTTCCAGACCGGCGCGTTCGCCGAGTACTACACCGTCCGGAACGCCGACTTCAACGCCGTCACGCTCCCCGACGAGGTCGACCCGGTCGACGTGGCCGGGCTGGGCTGTCGGTTCGCCACCGCCTTCCACGGGCTCGTCCACCGCGTCGACGTGACACCCGGCGACTGGGTGGCGATCCACGGCTGCGGCGGCGTCGGCCTCTCCGCGGTCCACGTCGCCGACGCCCTGGGCGCGAACGTCATCGCGGTCGACCTCTCCGCGGAGAAGCTGGAGCGAGCCCGCGACCTCGGGGCCGACCGGACCGTCGAGGTCGGCGAGGTGGACGACGTGCCACAGGCCGTCAAGAAGGTCACCGAGAGCTCCCGCGGCGCGGACGTGGCGGTCGACGCGCTCGGCATCGCGGAGACCTGCCGGAACGCCGTGAACTCGCTCGGCAAGGGCGGTCAGCACCTCCAGATCGGCATGACGACCAGCGAGGAGGGCGGCGAGGTCTCCCTGCCGGTGGACACGATGGTCACGGACGAACGGGAGTTCTACGGGGCCTACGGCATCCCGCCGAACGAGTACGACGAGATATTCCGGATGATGGCGACCGGCAAGCTCGAACCGGGGCGCATCGTCAGCGAGACCGTCTCGCTGGAGGACGTGCCGGGCGTCATCGAGGGGCTGGGCGACTACGAGACCGTCGGCATCCCGGTCTGTGGGGAGTTCTGA